In Canis lupus dingo isolate Sandy chromosome 25, ASM325472v2, whole genome shotgun sequence, the genomic window CCTGCAGTCCCTTTGTCAGAGTCCTTGAGTGCCCAGCCACGGTATTAGCCTTATCAGTGTTTGTCACGCTTACTCATTTAAGGTAAGCTGCATCAGGGCATGGGGCGGATCCAGTCCAAATGGCACGTGGCCCTCAACAGGCACTTAAGTGTTTCATTGGCGATCGGTGTCCTTTCATGCTTCTCTCCAGTGGGAGGGCCACCTTTGAGGAGGTTGTTGGACATATCAAACAATACAAGGAAGGCCATTAGGTACAAAATACTCATGTATTTATGAATTCATGACCAAATTAAATATGAAACCTTATATAAAAAgaggtgtgtgtgttttttctcccccaccctcccactctcCTCGGAAGCAGCTTTGAGTGACACGAGTACAGGGGTGTGTGTTCTTGGGGCTTGTCCTTCCTGTCTACCTGGATTTCCAAATGCCACGTTCTTGGGGGCCTGGAATtcattccctcttccctccctctcctatGTGGAACACTAGCCCTGGACTGGCTCCCTCAGGTGGTCTCTGGCTCACACCTAGGCCCACCGGGCCCCCTTAGTACAGCTTGGAAGGAGCAGTGGGACCTTGAGGGGTGAGCCCACCCTGGTGGTTGGGGTGGTCCTGTGGCTCCCTCTCCCATGGGCCACCCTTTCTTTCTCCATGATCTGTCTGCATCCTCAGCGGGCCACACCACTTAGCCCCACAAGCTCAGACACCCACTCCCTCTCCCACTAGACTTTAGCATTCTCTCCTCCTCACCAAGAGTTTCCAGAACAACCCAGAGCAAAGGTGCTGGGTGTAGGGCTGCACCCCCTCTTGTgagctgcctcctgccccagcctgtTGCCTCCTCAGCCTGGCCACGAAGCCAAGGACGAGGACTCAGCAGGCAGGAGCATGGCCAGCCAGCCACCCTGGAGAAGAGGCAGCTGCAGGCTCGGAGAAATGTGCAGCTCAGACAGCAGGGGGTGCAGCCACCCTAGACCTGccacctcctgctcctgctcttacCAAGGACTTACCATCAGATCCCTAGGTCCCAGTACCACAAAACTGTTGCAGACTTTCCCTCGGTTTCTGGTTTGCTTGACCCCGGATCTAAAGCCAGGGTCCTGCTGGTGGAGCCCACTCCAGGGTTCCATAGGTCATCAGTGGGACCTTTACGTCTACATACGGTGTGGGGGATGAAATATGGGTCAGGATCACAAAATGGGGGAAGGGTTAAATGTGGCCCAGCTTTTCCCTGTGGGGCTGCCAACTGCTGCGTTAGCCGCCACAATCCTCCAGCCTGGTCCCACTCTACATGGGACTGACTTTGCTTTGCTCCTGCTCACTTCTCCCCTTTTCCTGCCCAAACCAGCACTAATGGAGGTCATGTCTTCTGACCTGTCATTTACAGAGACTCCTATTCTCCAGGTACCCTTTCCCTGATCTTTGACCCCCAACACATTCACATCCTGTGAAGTCACTCTCTGAAGTCAAGGAGGATAATGCATCGCAGTGGGCAAAGCAGGAGTCCAATGCCATGTCCAAGCCCTGAgaccaccctgcccctgcccccgaaGCCTCAATCCCAGCATGCTGTCCTCAGAGCCAGCAGGTGACAGGTCCTTTCCTGACAGGCACTGGAATCAGTCCTACAAACCTAAGCTTTTGTCTTATCAACAGGAAGGCCCCTGTTTGTAAGCTATACAGggtcttttctgtgttttttttttttcctttgaggggATAGGGGCTAGTGTCTTTGTTGGTGGTGATTTTGCTGTTGTTTgggatctttttttgtttttgatttttttgctaattttgcCCCACAGTGCTAAGAAGCCGTGCTgaccagaggcagggggaggagcccAGAAGAGCATGGGGTTGCTGCGCCCAGACCCCACCACTCACTTTCTCCTCTCCCCTGTTCCAGCGGTCTCCTTTGGTTCCCGTCTCTGGATCTGAGAGGTGAAGGACGGGGAGGGAGGAGTCTGTCACTGTACCAAGAGCCACTGCTCCTAGGCCCGAAGCTCTGAACAGGCTCCGCCACCCTTCATTAGGCCTGGACACCTACCGCCTtgggagggagggatgcctgCCAAGTGCAAGCCTTCCCCCCCTTGGCCTTGGCAGCTGCACCCCAGGATGCGGAAGCCTCAAGTTGGGTCTGAAGGCTTAATTACCCTGACTTCTCCAGTGGGGATCTGAGTAGGCGCTGTGTGGAAATGCCCACAAAACATTTGCAGCCCTCAGGTCCATTGATGGAAAAACATGGCCAAGAGACACAGGACCCTCCCTGTGCACAGCGGCTCCCGGGAGGGGGCTGCCTCTGCGCAGCCTCACGGTTGGGAGGGTTTCCCTTGGACGCCAGCGCTCTCCACCCCAGAGTCAGATGCCAGAGCTCTCAACCCTCCCTCGCCGCCCACCTCCCAGCAGTCATCTGCCTCCTGCCCTGCTTTGGAACTGGGATCCCCTGCAGGGGAGGTCCCCGTTCTGATCCACAAGCCCCCCCCACTTGTTGAGCTACGTGGGCTGGTGAGAACAGCTCTGCCCTCAGGGTCCTGGTTCCGGGGGTTCCCTTGTccctggagggtggagggggcaATGCAGAAGAGCAGAGGGGCAAAGGCGAGTGGACAGATCAGCAGCAGGGTCAGAAGAGGGCGGTGGCATCTCAGACCACAGCCGAGGAGGAAGATGGGGATGATGACGAGGCCGCAGAAGAGGACGGCGAGGAGGGGCTGTTCCAGAACAGCCACCGCCGCTTGGGCTGCCGCTTCAGGTGCAGGTAGTCCTCCTTCTCGCGCTCCTTCCGTGCCCGCTGGTAGTGATCTTCTTCCTTCAGGTACCAGACAGGCGGCCACCGGTGCTTCTCAAAATACTCCTGGTTTTCTGGAGCAGAAGGCAGTGGGGCTCAGTTAGCGAGTGGGCAGCAGAAGTGGCCAGAGGGGCGCCCCCAGTCCCGGGGCCGGGGTTCAGCCCTGCCTCCACTGCCCTCGGCGTAGCTGCAGAGCCTCCTAAAGGGTGGTGCCAGCGCTGGGCAGAGGCGCCTCCAcgatggagggacagagggacagacagCCTCGTGGCCTCCTGTGCATGCCAGATGGGCCAGTCTGGGATGGAGCGTGAGGAGGGAGGGCAGCGAGGTGCGTGGCCAGGTGACTGCACAGGTAGCTGGCGGGGGGGGTGCTGCAGGAGGACAGAGGCCGGTAGCCTGGAGGGAGGCTCAGCTCAGGGGCTAGACTGTTCCTGAAGGCGGGCAGGCTGGAAGGTTCGGAGGGCAGGGATGTGGTTTTGAAAGAAAATGCCCCAAGGGTGCAAAGGAGAAAGCTCCATAGGAGAATGGCAGGGTGTGTGGCCAGCAGGGAGGACAACTGGGCAGCAGGGAGGATGGCAGGACAGCAGGGGGGGACCACCCGGAGGCAGGGAGGATGACAGGACAGCAGGGAGGACGACCCGGCGGCAGGGAGGATGACAGGACAGCAGGGAGGGCCACCCGGCAGCAGGGAGGAtgacagggcagcagggaggaccACTCAGCGGCAGGGAGGATGAGAGGACAGCAGGGAGGGCCACCCAGTGGCAGGGAGGGTGACAGGACAGCAGGGAGGGCCACCCGGCGGCAGGGAGGATGACAGGACGGCAGGGAGGGCCACCCAGCAGCAGGGAAGACCACCTACCTGGTAGCAGGGAGGATGACAGGACAGCAGGGAGGGCCACCCGGCAGCAGGGAGGATGACAGGACAGCAGGGAGGACCACCCGGTGGCAGGGAGGATGACAGGACAGCAGGGAGGACCACCCGGTGGCAGGGAGGATGACAGGACAGCAGGGAGGGCCACCCAATGGCAGGGAGGATGACAGAACAGCAGGGAGGGCCACCCAGCAGCAGGGAGGATGACAGGACAGCAGGGAGGACCACCTGGCGGCAGGGAGGATGACAGGACAACAGGGAGGGCCACCCGGTGGCACAGAGGATGACAGATCAGCAGGGAGGGCCACCTGGTGGCACAGAGGATGACAGGTCAGCAGGGAGGATgacctggaggcagggaggaccACCCGGCAGTAGGGAGGATGACCGATCAGCAGGAGGTCCACCCAGCAGCAGGGAGGATCACctggcagcagggaggaggggcaccACAGAGTGCAGGGTGCCCAGCGAAGGCCTTAAGAACTCAGAGTGGCCACAACACCTCTCCCTGGAGCCCATGCCAGTTCCTAGGACTTGGGAGGTTAATTAAGCAGAGGTGGAACTGGGAGGACCTCGGAGGATATCTGGACCCATGTGGCCCAAGCTGTGCCCATTTCTAGGTTGTAAAATCAATGTGGTGGGTCATGAGCAGCATTAAAAGCAATTTACATAGTTTTTTATATGTGCGCTGGCTCACAACATAAAATAGATTTCTTATTGTGGAATCCTGTCTGAAAAATACCAAGTCTTAAATACCAAAAGTCCAACACTTTGGATATAAAGCCCAGAGATATAAAGCAAACTGCCTGAGGTCTCCAGCGGCCCTGCTCTTTCCTTGGGCTCCCCTCTGTTTGGCTGGATATACGTCTCTGCAAGCTGCTCCCCACTCACAAACTCAAGCTCAGCCCAAGGATCTCCGGCAGCTTCTGGGCGCCTGAGGCAGAGATCTGGACCCGAGCTGAGCCCCTTGAGCACGTGGGGGGGGCATGGGGCCTGCAGGAGATGCTCACCTGGGGACATGGCCTTCATGTCTCGAGGGAACTTGCGGCACACATTGTTGTAGTTGGTGCAAATGTGGTGAAGACACCAGTCGGCCAACTGGTACGCGCAGTGGAACTGGAGACAAACAGAAGAGCATCAGTGTTGGAGCCTAGGGCTGGTCTGCACAGACACCCAGAGCCAAAGCTTTGGTGCAGATGGGCAAAGGCCCTACAGTTATAAAGAGCCCATCTCGAGAGGCAAACCCACacaaaactgtgagaaaacatTAAATTGGCTCCTTGGCACCACTGCTGCCACCAGCATGTCACCTCTGCACGGCCTCCAGCATCCACAGAAATCCACAGCTGTGTGTGGGGCCTTCCTACTGTTCTCCTTAGATCCCATCCCAGGATGCCCTCTTCCTCCCACCAGGGGCCAAAGCCTGCACTGCCGCGTGGACTACCAGGCTTAGAGAGCCGACTTCCCCTGCCATCATACCTGAGCCAGTTCTAGGAACACGAGGACGTCCCCATCAATGTCCACCATCATCTGAGTTGCTTCCATTAGCCCGGTCACTGTGTACTGCTCTGTGACACACACAGTCAGGAATCAGCAGAAGAACCACATGAAGGGACACGCACTTACTTTTACCCCTGGCAGGGGCCCactgcagggcagagagagatgaGGGCCAGAGGCAAGTCCCAACAGGCCAGGAAAGGCCACAGGTGATTGAAGTCTGCTCctaccaggaaggaaattgagatTACAGCAAGACTCTCtgagtggagtgggggtgggaagtgAAGGTGGATATTAGTTACAATCACGTAGGAGAACTGGTCAAACTGCCTTTGTAGCACCCAGTGGTCTGGTATATGTAGGGTGCAAGCCCCCAGAACCAGCCATTGTTACTGATGGGAGACAGTGAGAAATCTCAGGTTTGCTGTGGACTACGAATCCCAACTATGGACTGGACCTAGTTGTTTGTATTAATTGAAATTTTACAACAAATTATGAACAAACCTTACATTCTATGTTAGAATATTTATACTGaagaacattcttttctttttttttttaagatttatttatttatgatagacatagagagagagaggcagagacacaggaggagggagaagcaggctccatgccaggagcctgacgtgggactcgatcccggtactccaggattgcgctccgggccaaaggcaggtgctaaaccgctgagccacccagggatcccctgaagaacATTCTTGAGCCTGAGGTTTAACTGTACCAGTATAAACTCATGAGGTATTTCATctttatgggggcacctgggtggctcagttggttaaacgtcttggttttggctcaggtcatgatctcagggtccggagattgagctctgtgtcaggctccacactaggcgtggagcctgcttgaaattccctctctccccctctctccctctgcttctccctcaaccccaCTCACATGTGggtgcgctctctctccctctctctaataaataaataaatacactttaaaatatatttcccagCTCAGTCCATGGAAGAGACCTAAAAACAACAGCTAGAAACAATACAGTAGTAACGTGCATCACTAGTGCACAGATTATAGCCTTGACATACCATGTCCAACTATAAGAAACAGATTTCTTAGGGAAACGGCTGATGCCAGGTCTGGGGCAGGAGATTCACCTGGAACATCTTGTCACTGCACATAACCAGAAAGCTCACTCTGGTGCCAACCTGAAGAGACTCCTGCTGGCAAAAGATGCAGTGCAGTATTTCAGCTTCCATAAGGATAACTGTACTTATTTGAAACCTATTGAGTATGTGCAAATCTCAATGTTCagaataatacttaaaaataaaaactaatcagGCACTCTCAAAGGGTGATGGGAAACAGATTTTTCTTGAAAACCAGTAAATAAAAGGGTTCAGTCAAGCGTTCATTTGCCTTCCCCATACGGACGCTCTCCTGGATAAAAAGAGGATAGGTGAGGGGGAGGTTAGCTCTCTTTTGAGAAGTATTCCAACCGATAAAGGAGGAATGAGTGAATTGGAATATTACCATTTCACAACACctaataaatcaatcaatccagGCAATGATACTCAGTGGCTGCTAACATCACAAAAAgatcacaaaaagaaacaaagcttctTGACAAAAAACAGCAATGGGCTACCTGGCCGACTCAGTGGAGCATgcgacccttgatcttggggttgagagtTTGACCCCCACATCGGGTggagagatgacttaaaaataaaatcttaaaaaaaaacaggaataatcTATGGATTAGTTCAGCAAAAGAAAATTGAGTATGAATCTGATCTAGCTCCAGATCCAATGGCCAATCTGAAAACTCTAGATTTTCTAcatcagtggtttttttttttttccagtagataaattgcaaaggaaaaaaaatttttaatggacAAGGAACCTTTAGattagaagaaatttaaaaggcatataaaaaaaagactatgctACAGTGTTTAAGGATGTACACTTGGAAGATAAAACCATGAAGAGTAAGGGAGTGAGGCCATAAAAAATACCCTATAAAAGAGTAATAGGCAAAGCATTACTTCTGAGGATGGGGAAGTGCTCATgactggggtgtggggtggggggtacaggCAGAGGGCTTCTACTATGGACAGCAAGGTGCTAGCTCCCAATATGGGTCATTTGACTCTATGATAATTCATGAAGCTCAACACATATTTCATGCATTTGTGCTCTACTGAACAATGAAAAAGTTTTAGGCTTGAGTTAATACCTTCATAGAAAGCATATCTCCCCAAACATAGAGCATCACCGATTGTACCCTGCTTGACATTTTCTGCTGACCCTTGACAAGGCACATGTACGACACACATCTGTACGCTTGGTAGTACGTATGGGCCGTTCCCCAAGAAAAGTCACTCGGTGGCACTTTCTATAAGCCTCTCCACGCAGCAGCGCAGTTTAACATTTGTAGTGGCTGACTTGTTTCTGATCGCCCGCCATGATGAAGCAAATTTAAAAGAAGCATATTTATACATACTTTGCCTTTGGGTCATTTCTTTGGAGATAGTCTTTCAACAGTTAAATTATTTGGACGCTGTCTGTGCTCTGTGAAGACCGCACCACTTTTCACAGGCGGCTATGGCATCATACGGCTCCAGTTGTGATCTTTGGAAgcctctctcttgctccccaCCCTAAAGCCCTCTGTGTCTCCAACTGGGGACCCTGGACTCTCTCTGTAGGCTCAGCTCCTAACATGCAAATTCTGATCAAcgatttcttccttcttcctataACAGAGGCCCACCTTATAACTGATTTCTCATCATGGTATTGCTCTTTTTCTCCTATGTGAGTCCCTGTCTTGGTCATCTGTCCAGTGCCCCAGCAGCTCTGATGTTAGGTCCTTCCCTGAATCTGAACATAATATCTAACTAGCCCTGCTCCACCCCGAGGGCCTCAGCGGTTGGCCCATTCTAAAAGCTGAGTTCCAGTTCTCCTGGTCTTTTCAGGGAACTAGGGGTGGCAGGTCAATGTTTATTGCCTGcttctggaagaaaagagaaagtgaacgtggaagagaaggaggaggaagacaagaaggaagagaagaaagaatgaaagaaggcagaggaggaggagaagaaccAAAGGGGAGCAGTGAGGAATTGTGTTCTACATCTTTTGACTTAAGCTTGTCCTACTGAGGCGAAGCTGATGGAACACCAGGTGCTGTCATCTATTGGAGGTAGCTTGGTTGAACCCCAAACCCTTTGCAGAGAGCCTAGAATGTGACACCATTGAGCATGCCTGTCACATGCACTTCTTTACATCTATGTCCTCACCCAAACCCTAATACGCATCAACATACTTCACTTTATATAACCGCTTTCCTTAGTGCTCACAGCCGGTCCCCTGGGGGGAGACAGGTGAGAGAAGACAACAGGACTTCTCGGCCTTTCCCTAGCTTCTCCCTATCCCTATGGTGGTCCCTGTGTACCTGTGAGGGCAACCAGGTGTGGCAGGCAGAGGCGGTTGGCCAGGATGATAAGCTTCATGTCGTCCAGGTCGGGACTGGAGGTGAACATGCCCGTGTAGAGGTACTCTAGCACTGCCCTCATGCAGCTCTTGCTCGTGTAAGGAAACACCACCTGTGAGGGGGGAAGGAAGACAGATGGCCTCAGGGAAGAAGGAGCTCAGTTTGGGGAAACTCAAAAGACTCTTAAATGGACCTGggttcagggcgcctgggtggctcagtcggttgagccgTCAGACTCCGATctgagtcttgagatcaagccccatgttgggccctaCGCTCAGTAGGGAGTccactggagattctctcccccaccctttccctctgcccttctccacaTTTGCATAGGTGTGTactccccccccacctctctaaaataactaagtcaatcataaatgaatgaatgaatggacctGGATTCTCAGTGGCATGCTTCCAAAGCCATGCTGGCTTGCAAGATGTTTGAGGGAGTCCTTCCTGCCACCTGAACCTACACCCTGGCCCCTCCTGGCCTTACAGAGGGTGGTGCAAGTGGGGTACAAGGGACAAAGCCGACACCAGCTGCCTTCTCTCTGGCTGCTTGAAGCTGCtgctccaggcccctgggatctcTTCTGAGCAGTGCTACAACAAAAACTGCTTTCTCATCAGACACAAGTCTCTCTAGGCTGCCTGGGAATTGTCTAGAGCTTTAAAGCTGCTTCTATGGTACTAAGAAGTACCTAGGGCTGGCCAGCCCCTGGGGCACTGGGGAGCACCGAGTCTCACACTTACAGAAGCCAAGGCCGCTCATGCTTCAAGGATCAGAGCCCAAATCATGTCTCAGACCTTCCACTTAGCCTTCTGGAAGAACTTTCTTCCCAGAAATCTTAAGAAACTGCTCTTCTGTGTCACAGAATGCTATCCTGTCTTTCCCTCAAGCTCTTACTAAGGGACCAGCGTGGGCTAAGGGGGGCGGGGACGACTCAGCAGAAGTAAAAGACCTAGTCCCCTAGCCCCCACACTCGAAAGAAATCCCAGACCAGTCGAGAAAACAGTGTGTGGACCCTGAGAACCTGAAGCAGGTGCACCAAGCTGGGCCTCGTTACCCATGAGGCTGGGCGATGGACAAGTAAGGGTACAGGGGGTCAAGGAAAATAGAGAACATGCAGCTCCTCGCCCTGGCAGCTTTGCTTGGCTgcgagaagggagaagagaggacagACCTAAGAGAATACTTCTTAAGGACGCACTGACAGGCCCCTTTACCGTCTCAGTGCCTGAGAAAGTGGCCATATAGGTGACGGAATGGTCGGGTCGGAGCAGCCTGATTAGAGGGAGGGGGGATTATACGAAgcatttttttattgtctatGTTCTGCTGCCCTGACCTCTGGGGCCTTGCTGACCCTAGACAGGGCTGCCCCTCCCAATGTTAGTTAATCCTGAAGTTAGTAAAGGAGGCAGTCGGCCTGCCTCTTACGTGCACACTAACCAACCCAGAGTCCACACCCCAACCACCTCCTTTATCAGGCTCACTCTCTCTGCCATTGTCCCCTGCCCTCATCACCCCAAGGCCAGGTACCAGATGACTTGGGACAGCCCCAAAACCTGCTGAAATCATTCAGACTAGCCAATCCTGAGCCTGATCCCCCTGCCTCACCTCGTTCCTTCCCATAGGAACTACAGTGAAGGCTCGTGTCCTGCCACCCCTCgctcactccctctgcctccaggctGACCCTGCTGCTTCCTGTATGGTCTCCTACGCCGTGCGTGCCCCCGCCTACTGACAACTGTGAGTATAAATATCTCTTTGTTCAAGGGCAATCTTCTCCTGATCTGTGGGCTTCATTGTACCTAAGACTGACATTTAAAACAGAGATGGATTCATGTTGGCACACACCAAATTTTTTCCAGTTGGCTCACTTGTGTTAGGGAGAAAGCAGGGTACAACATATAGAGCCAAGGAATGGGAAGTCTTGAGTTCAAGTCCGAACCTCTCCTTTCTACTTACATAACTTTGCACCAGACACTTAACTTCCTGGGGCCTCACTCTACTTGTAAAGTGGGAACAGGACACCATGTATAGGAGTTGTGTGTGAGCTGATATGAGCTAATGTATCAGAAGTGCTTTCTACACCATAAAGTGAAGATATCACTATAATCCTGTCTTGATATATCGTAAGATCCTTGGCTATGGGACCCATCTCATCAAATTGTCGTGAGCCTGTCACTCGGTGGAGAGCAAGCACCTAGGCAGTGCTGAGGGAAGTACCAGTAAATGGCAGATGCTTCAGGTGCGAAGCGTGtaggtctctctctccttcccaaccATTCCCCTCCCAGCCTTACCTCTCGGGTAGAACTCTCTACAAATGGTCCCCCAAACATGGCGGCCATCCAGTCACAGCTAGAAATCAACAGGGGCTTATGGGCACTGATGGTGCCGTCGTCCAGGATGAAGGTCACATCTGTCCAGGAGGAGAAGAGGATCTCGTGAGGATGTGGTAAAAGAATGTGGGACCACCGACCCCAAAGCTCGACCTTGTGCCGAGACAACCCACTTCCTTCTGAAGCCACAGCCGTAGAGTGCTACGTGACCAAGCTCTCGGGCTTGGGTGCTAGGCTTCAGGGGCAGAGTCATCATACCTCCAGGACATCAGCAGCTGAGATGACTCAAAAGGCTAATCGGACCAACCCGGACTCTTCCGAAGACTAACAGGAGGTTAGTTTCCCCTACCCTCCTAAGCACAATCCATACCTGAGAAAGTGCCTTTTGCCAAGCACTCTTTAACCCGGTTGGTCCGGCGGACATGGAAGGCCTTAGTGATCTCTTGGTTCATGAAGGCCTCGTTGTTGAGAATGTTGGCCACCATCATGCGCAGATCAAAGACCTCTAGCAGTTCAGCAATGTGGGCGATGTGCATGAGGTCCCGCTCGTTCTCGTCCAGCTCTCCGGTGTACAGGTACTTGAGAACAGCCCGGAAGGGCCCCGGCTGGATGGAGTTGTCCATTTTTACCACCACCATCAGCCGGGATTTGTAGGTGAGAGGATCCTCTGCCATTTCTTCCTGGATGCTCACAAAAGCTCGGCTCCAGGAAGACAGTACTCGACCCCTCCCAGGCAGATACCCTGTTCCATTGCCCCGTAAGATCCCGTCGCTGGTGGAGGCACGGAGCCCAGCAGGACCAgagcccccaccctcctccacgCTCTCGCAAACGTCAAAGCTGGCCGCGCGCAGCAGGAAGTCCCggccgtggtggtggtggtggtgatggtggtggtggtgatcagGGTGACCCCGGTGGTCCTCTGGGCGAGGGCCCCCTGGCCCCGAggggccccccagctccccctcaCTCAGGTCCATGAGGAACAGGTCGTAGAACTTGGAGGACGAGGTGGAGAGGTAGATCTTGTGGGCAAAGATGCGCACCCGCTCCTGCAGCACCAGTATGACATCCGCACACAGCGGGTCCTCCAGGAGGTGGGCGGGGCACTCCTCGCTGCTGGACGGGGGATCGGGCACCACAATGATGGGGGGGGGCGGCTTGGGAGGCAAGAAGGGTGCCTGCAGCAGAGGCCGCTGCACATTGCGGAGATGGGATTTCCAGAACTGCAGGTGCCGCCGGGAGATGAGCGCAGCACGGATGGCATTGTCAAAGACGTCCTTGATGCCAAACTGGGCCACCACACTGGTCTCGTAGTAGGGGATACCCAGCTCCTTCGCCACCTCCCGACCCTTCTCTGGGGGAAGGATCTCATTGGGCTTGATGGGCCTGGTAGGTTCaagaaggaaaaccaaagatgtcggtgggggaagagggaaagggagaggagggcagaggcagctC contains:
- the RHOBTB2 gene encoding rho-related BTB domain-containing protein 2 isoform X1, producing MATQRQGRYSLWKTSLDSMSQLMDSDMDYERPNVETIKCVVVGDNAVGKTRLICARACNATLTQYQLLATHVPTVWAIDQYRVCQEVLERSRDVVDDVSVSLRLWDTFGDHHKDRRFAYGRSDVVVLCFSIANPNSLHHVKTMWYPEIKHFCPRAPVILVGCQLDLRYADLEAVNRARRPLARPIKPNEILPPEKGREVAKELGIPYYETSVVAQFGIKDVFDNAIRAALISRRHLQFWKSHLRNVQRPLLQAPFLPPKPPPPIIVVPDPPSSSEECPAHLLEDPLCADVILVLQERVRIFAHKIYLSTSSSKFYDLFLMDLSEGELGGPSGPGGPRPEDHRGHPDHHHHHHHHHHHGRDFLLRAASFDVCESVEEGGGSGPAGLRASTSDGILRGNGTGYLPGRGRVLSSWSRAFVSIQEEMAEDPLTYKSRLMVVVKMDNSIQPGPFRAVLKYLYTGELDENERDLMHIAHIAELLEVFDLRMMVANILNNEAFMNQEITKAFHVRRTNRVKECLAKGTFSDVTFILDDGTISAHKPLLISSCDWMAAMFGGPFVESSTREVVFPYTSKSCMRAVLEYLYTGMFTSSPDLDDMKLIILANRLCLPHLVALTEQYTVTGLMEATQMMVDIDGDVLVFLELAQFHCAYQLADWCLHHICTNYNNVCRKFPRDMKAMSPGGPPCCPVILPAAGWPSLLFCHPPCHWVALPAVLSSSLPPGGPPCCPVILPATGWSSLLSCHPPCCRVALPAVLSSSLLPENQEYFEKHRWPPVWYLKEEDHYQRARKEREKEDYLHLKRQPKRRWLFWNSPSSPSSSAASSSSPSSSSAVV
- the RHOBTB2 gene encoding rho-related BTB domain-containing protein 2 isoform X2, with the translated sequence MDSDMDYERPNVETIKCVVVGDNAVGKTRLICARACNATLTQYQLLATHVPTVWAIDQYRVCQEVLERSRDVVDDVSVSLRLWDTFGDHHKDRRFAYGRSDVVVLCFSIANPNSLHHVKTMWYPEIKHFCPRAPVILVGCQLDLRYADLEAVNRARRPLARPIKPNEILPPEKGREVAKELGIPYYETSVVAQFGIKDVFDNAIRAALISRRHLQFWKSHLRNVQRPLLQAPFLPPKPPPPIIVVPDPPSSSEECPAHLLEDPLCADVILVLQERVRIFAHKIYLSTSSSKFYDLFLMDLSEGELGGPSGPGGPRPEDHRGHPDHHHHHHHHHHHGRDFLLRAASFDVCESVEEGGGSGPAGLRASTSDGILRGNGTGYLPGRGRVLSSWSRAFVSIQEEMAEDPLTYKSRLMVVVKMDNSIQPGPFRAVLKYLYTGELDENERDLMHIAHIAELLEVFDLRMMVANILNNEAFMNQEITKAFHVRRTNRVKECLAKGTFSDVTFILDDGTISAHKPLLISSCDWMAAMFGGPFVESSTREVVFPYTSKSCMRAVLEYLYTGMFTSSPDLDDMKLIILANRLCLPHLVALTEQYTVTGLMEATQMMVDIDGDVLVFLELAQFHCAYQLADWCLHHICTNYNNVCRKFPRDMKAMSPGGPPCCPVILPAAGWPSLLFCHPPCHWVALPAVLSSSLPPGGPPCCPVILPATGWSSLLSCHPPCCRVALPAVLSSSLLPENQEYFEKHRWPPVWYLKEEDHYQRARKEREKEDYLHLKRQPKRRWLFWNSPSSPSSSAASSSSPSSSSAVV
- the RHOBTB2 gene encoding rho-related BTB domain-containing protein 2 isoform X3, translated to MATQRQGRYSLWKTSLDSMSQLMDSDMDYERPNVETIKCVVVGDNAVGKTRLICARACNATLTQYQLLATHVPTVWAIDQYRVCQEVLERSRDVVDDVSVSLRLWDTFGDHHKDRRFAYGRSDVVVLCFSIANPNSLHHVKTMWYPEIKHFCPRAPVILVGCQLDLRYADLEAVNRARRPLARPIKPNEILPPEKGREVAKELGIPYYETSVVAQFGIKDVFDNAIRAALISRRHLQFWKSHLRNVQRPLLQAPFLPPKPPPPIIVVPDPPSSSEECPAHLLEDPLCADVILVLQERVRIFAHKIYLSTSSSKFYDLFLMDLSEGELGGPSGPGGPRPEDHRGHPDHHHHHHHHHHHGRDFLLRAASFDVCESVEEGGGSGPAGLRASTSDGILRGNGTGYLPGRGRVLSSWSRAFVSIQEEMAEDPLTYKSRLMVVVKMDNSIQPGPFRAVLKYLYTGELDENERDLMHIAHIAELLEVFDLRMMVANILNNEAFMNQEITKAFHVRRTNRVKECLAKGTFSDVTFILDDGTISAHKPLLISSCDWMAAMFGGPFVESSTREVVFPYTSKSCMRAVLEYLYTGMFTSSPDLDDMKLIILANRLCLPHLVALTEQYTVTGLMEATQMMVDIDGDVLVFLELAQFHCAYQLADWCLHHICTNYNNVCRKFPRDMKAMSPENQEYFEKHRWPPVWYLKEEDHYQRARKEREKEDYLHLKRQPKRRWLFWNSPSSPSSSAASSSSPSSSSAVV